A single window of Candidatus Zixiibacteriota bacterium DNA harbors:
- a CDS encoding YHS domain-containing protein, with translation MDKTYTDPVCGMSVGADTPHQLEVEGEQYYFCSDKCLQQFEAKHGGSRESGQTTDPVCEMTVPMDSKHHTTYKTKELYFCSASCLKTFNKAPDSYV, from the coding sequence ATGGACAAGACGTATACAGACCCGGTTTGTGGTATGTCCGTAGGTGCCGACACGCCACATCAGTTGGAAGTAGAAGGCGAACAGTACTACTTCTGCAGCGACAAGTGCCTCCAACAATTTGAGGCGAAACACGGGGGTTCCCGTGAGTCCGGGCAGACGACTGATCCTGTATGCGAAATGACGGTGCCGATGGACAGCAAGCATCATACCACCTATAAGACGAAGGAACTGTACTTTTGCTCGGCAAGCTGCCTGAAAACATTCAATAAGGCCCCAGACAGTTACGTATAG
- a CDS encoding NAD(P)/FAD-dependent oxidoreductase, with protein MRDAVTIVGSGPAGLTAAITLARRGYAVTVCEQHSDVGFRFHNDFQGLENWSSDSDVLAELRSYGLQPDCECVPVSNGVLFTPDGEELSLVSSQPAFYLVRRGSAGGTLDQSLRRQAEQQGVQIVFNKRIDKFEGEAIVATGPKGADILAAGVTFETSHDDVAAMVFDDTLAPKGYAYLLVHNGKGTMASVLYRDFHNSDAYRNACLEFFLARLGLNLSDSRPFGGFGNFFMRRSQVRNSKTYIGEAAGFQDYLWGFGMRYAIRSGYIAAQCLINGTDYNEQWKAHLRPALRASLANRFLFERLGQRGYGVLARRLSRHEPSRILNHHYQMSFSKWLFSGMARRHYVSKVKDRECTHEDCTCVWCRCVREGHAMGIED; from the coding sequence ATGAGAGACGCAGTAACCATAGTCGGTTCCGGTCCGGCCGGATTGACGGCGGCTATTACTTTGGCACGCAGAGGATATGCCGTCACAGTGTGTGAGCAACACTCAGATGTAGGATTCCGGTTCCACAACGACTTTCAGGGACTGGAGAACTGGAGTTCCGACTCTGATGTACTAGCAGAATTACGCTCATACGGTTTACAGCCGGATTGTGAATGCGTACCGGTCAGCAATGGAGTGCTATTCACTCCCGACGGTGAGGAATTGTCATTAGTATCCAGCCAGCCGGCCTTTTACCTGGTTAGGAGGGGCAGCGCCGGTGGCACACTCGATCAGAGCCTAAGACGTCAGGCTGAACAACAAGGAGTCCAAATTGTTTTCAATAAAAGAATCGACAAGTTTGAGGGCGAGGCCATTGTGGCAACCGGTCCGAAGGGTGCTGATATTCTGGCAGCCGGCGTGACATTTGAAACGAGCCACGATGATGTTGCAGCGATGGTATTCGACGACACATTGGCCCCCAAAGGGTATGCGTATCTTCTTGTTCACAACGGGAAGGGGACTATGGCCTCTGTTTTGTATAGAGATTTTCACAACTCCGACGCCTACCGTAATGCCTGTCTTGAATTCTTTTTAGCAAGGCTCGGTTTAAACCTTTCCGACTCTCGTCCATTTGGAGGCTTTGGCAATTTCTTCATGCGCCGGAGTCAAGTTCGCAACAGCAAGACGTATATCGGTGAAGCGGCCGGATTTCAGGACTATCTTTGGGGATTCGGTATGCGCTACGCGATTCGATCCGGGTACATCGCGGCACAATGCTTAATCAATGGCACCGACTACAATGAGCAATGGAAAGCTCATCTCCGTCCCGCTTTGAGAGCCTCGCTCGCTAACAGATTCCTGTTCGAGCGGCTGGGGCAGCGCGGATATGGTGTGTTGGCACGAAGGCTGAGCCGGCATGAACCTTCAAGAATCCTGAACCACCACTACCAGATGTCTTTCAGCAAATGGTTATTCTCGGGAATGGCACGACGTCACTATGTAAGCAAAGTGAAGGACCGCGAATGCACGCATGAGGATTGCACCTGTGTCTGGTGCAGGTGTGTCAGGGAGGGTCATGCGATGGGCATCGAGGATTGA
- a CDS encoding DUF5676 family membrane protein produces the protein MNKLCFKPVAFSVSIFLAGSYILCVIYGLIFHEYAMHSAWEALLPGFHWLTWTTFFIGLVETILYGVYIALVFVPLYNFFNARTGDRCAGK, from the coding sequence ATGAACAAGTTGTGTTTCAAGCCGGTAGCGTTTTCTGTCAGCATTTTCCTAGCGGGTTCGTATATCCTATGCGTTATATACGGGCTGATATTCCACGAATATGCCATGCACAGTGCCTGGGAAGCTCTTCTCCCCGGTTTTCACTGGCTAACGTGGACGACCTTCTTCATCGGCCTCGTAGAGACGATTTTGTACGGAGTATATATAGCCCTCGTATTCGTACCCCTGTACAACTTCTTTAACGCCCGGACGGGCGATCGGTGCGCGGGCAAATAG
- a CDS encoding SHOCT domain-containing protein has product MHFGFGGFGMILVWVATIAVVVVVVKLLSNSTRNRDTKSKTPLQFLEHRYASGEITRDEFEEKKRDLAQR; this is encoded by the coding sequence ATGCATTTTGGATTCGGTGGCTTCGGAATGATACTAGTCTGGGTGGCGACCATCGCTGTGGTGGTTGTCGTGGTCAAGCTCTTGAGCAACTCGACCCGGAACCGCGATACCAAGTCAAAGACACCGCTGCAGTTCCTTGAACACAGGTATGCTTCAGGCGAAATTACTCGTGACGAGTTCGAAGAAAAAAAACGAGATCTGGCTCAAAGGTAG
- a CDS encoding DUF302 domain-containing protein has protein sequence MSTSEYGIRTRVDGEFDKVVSQTINALKDQGFGVLSDIDVQETLKNKLDIDFRRYRILGACNPPLAYQALSEEIELGLLLPCNVIVYEIEEGACMVAAVDPVTSLSIVGNTALGPVAEEVRARLKEVLAVLEIHPASA, from the coding sequence ATGTCTACGTCCGAATATGGGATTAGAACGCGGGTGGACGGTGAGTTCGACAAGGTCGTGTCGCAAACCATCAACGCACTTAAGGATCAAGGTTTCGGAGTTTTGAGTGATATCGATGTCCAGGAAACTCTGAAGAACAAGCTCGACATCGACTTCCGGAGGTACCGGATTCTTGGCGCCTGCAATCCGCCTCTGGCCTACCAGGCATTATCAGAGGAAATAGAACTCGGGTTGTTGCTGCCGTGTAATGTCATTGTCTATGAGATCGAAGAAGGCGCCTGCATGGTAGCCGCGGTGGATCCGGTGACTAGTCTGAGTATTGTCGGCAATACCGCTCTTGGCCCCGTAGCAGAAGAGGTTCGTGCGCGCCTAAAGGAGGTTCTCGCTGTACTCGAGATACATCCGGCGAGTGCATAA
- a CDS encoding YHS domain-containing protein: MNRCITCDKPVNRNKAHMTIELDGNTYLACCPMCQSEFEKDPEKYIRKSKSKHPRH; the protein is encoded by the coding sequence ATGAACCGCTGCATAACCTGTGACAAACCGGTGAATCGGAATAAGGCACACATGACAATCGAATTGGACGGCAACACCTATCTCGCATGCTGTCCCATGTGCCAGTCCGAGTTTGAGAAGGATCCGGAGAAGTATATCCGAAAGAGCAAGAGCAAACACCCCAGACATTGA
- a CDS encoding P-II family nitrogen regulator: MKEIKAYIRRSKMDDIVHGLKAIGVKAMSVIPVEGIGALADPEASELSLNYVTNYSMVYKLEIVCRESDAHCIVDTLLGLARTGAKGDGVIFISDIERAIKIRSGEEGEFTLDSPTDETGKP, encoded by the coding sequence ATGAAAGAGATTAAGGCATACATCCGCAGATCCAAGATGGACGACATCGTGCACGGGCTGAAAGCAATCGGGGTGAAGGCGATGTCTGTGATCCCGGTGGAAGGTATTGGCGCCCTGGCCGATCCTGAAGCGAGTGAACTGTCACTCAACTACGTTACCAACTACTCAATGGTTTACAAACTGGAAATTGTGTGCCGCGAGAGTGACGCCCATTGCATTGTAGATACGCTCCTTGGCCTTGCCCGCACGGGAGCAAAGGGCGACGGTGTCATCTTCATCAGCGACATCGAGAGAGCTATCAAGATTCGCTCAGGTGAGGAAGGTGAATTCACGCTTGACTCACCAACGGATGAAACTGGCAAACCGTGA
- a CDS encoding isoprenylcysteine carboxylmethyltransferase family protein, giving the protein MNTLAVGGLGGQWFLAILMIVLVSWFLFRYLIPQSWKEWRAAGILQAFIIALYAEMYGFPLTIYILTAYFGVDIPWLHMRGHLWSSLLGLGDIGAMAEMVLGYAIIFAGIGLLAAGWRQVYKAQKQDKLVTDGLYRYVRHPQYTGIFIAVLGQLLHWPTLLTLVLAPLIVLMYWRLAVKEEREMLKKFGAEYAAYTAKTPRFIPKGNAWRSLMRATKETEEEQDAAARPVQDGRGDL; this is encoded by the coding sequence ATGAATACATTAGCTGTTGGCGGCCTCGGTGGCCAGTGGTTCCTCGCCATACTCATGATAGTACTGGTGAGTTGGTTTTTGTTCCGATACCTCATACCCCAGAGTTGGAAGGAATGGCGTGCGGCAGGTATCCTGCAGGCTTTCATTATCGCCTTGTACGCGGAGATGTACGGCTTTCCGCTCACGATCTATATCCTTACCGCATATTTCGGGGTCGATATCCCTTGGCTCCACATGCGAGGGCACCTGTGGAGTTCCCTCCTCGGCCTCGGCGATATTGGAGCGATGGCCGAGATGGTGCTCGGCTATGCAATCATCTTCGCCGGCATTGGCTTGCTCGCGGCCGGTTGGCGCCAGGTATACAAGGCTCAGAAACAGGACAAGCTCGTAACAGACGGTCTCTACAGGTATGTCAGGCATCCGCAATACACCGGGATCTTCATAGCTGTTCTCGGGCAGCTCCTGCATTGGCCGACATTGCTCACTCTAGTCCTGGCGCCGTTGATTGTCTTGATGTACTGGCGGTTGGCTGTAAAGGAAGAACGAGAGATGCTTAAGAAGTTCGGTGCAGAGTACGCCGCGTACACAGCCAAAACGCCACGATTCATCCCAAAAGGCAACGCCTGGCGATCGCTCATGCGCGCAACCAAGGAAACTGAAGAGGAGCAGGACGCCGCTGCCAGACCGGTCCAAGACGGTAGAGGCGATCTTTAA
- a CDS encoding FlgD immunoglobulin-like domain containing protein has translation MTAKLLLAASIVGWIATSLSNTAYSSESGHGALSPNVAMSSGIVPQYFEVSQNYPNPFNVSTNLDYDLPDKADVEVKIYNILGREVRRLVDRRQQPGSYTAHWDGTDDQAQVVPSGLYFLVLLADDNWAVRKMMLVK, from the coding sequence ATGACTGCAAAGCTGCTCTTGGCCGCGAGTATTGTTGGCTGGATCGCTACTTCACTGTCAAATACGGCCTACAGTAGCGAGTCGGGGCATGGTGCACTATCGCCGAATGTGGCAATGTCCAGTGGTATTGTGCCACAGTACTTTGAAGTCAGCCAGAACTACCCAAACCCCTTCAACGTGTCAACCAATCTCGACTACGATCTGCCTGACAAGGCGGATGTTGAAGTCAAAATCTACAATATTCTGGGACGGGAGGTAAGGCGGCTGGTAGACCGACGTCAGCAACCAGGGTCGTATACGGCACACTGGGATGGCACCGACGACCAGGCGCAGGTAGTGCCCAGTGGACTTTACTTTTTGGTCTTGCTGGCTGATGACAATTGGGCGGTAAGAAAAATGATGTTAGTGAAATAG
- a CDS encoding Rieske 2Fe-2S domain-containing protein: protein MADSDNKLGRRPFLELALTVFGGLAAGTIAYPIIRFLIPPKGKGPGNSTIDVAADEGMAPNSGIIFPIGNRPGILIRTPDGELRAFTAICTHLDCTVQYRSDFEHIWCACHNGHYDLRGRNIAGPPPRPLKEYEVNVLNGRIFVTVTA from the coding sequence CCGTTCTTGGAATTGGCACTTACTGTATTCGGAGGACTTGCGGCGGGTACGATTGCGTATCCCATAATACGTTTCCTGATTCCCCCAAAGGGAAAAGGGCCCGGCAACAGTACCATCGACGTTGCCGCAGATGAAGGAATGGCGCCAAACTCAGGAATCATTTTCCCAATTGGCAATAGACCAGGCATTCTCATCCGAACGCCGGATGGTGAGCTTCGCGCTTTTACGGCTATCTGCACGCATCTGGACTGCACGGTTCAGTACCGCTCCGACTTTGAACACATCTGGTGTGCCTGTCACAATGGTCACTACGATCTCCGTGGCCGTAACATCGCTGGTCCGCCGCCTCGACCGCTCAAGGAATATGAAGTCAACGTACTCAACGGCCGGATCTTCGTCACAGTCACAGCATAG